TGAATAAAAACTTCTTCTAAAACTCGAACCTTCAGTAACCGCGCGCAGTTGTCGACTAAGAAAGAGACACCACACGATGATGAGTTTTAAGAAGGTGACACTTCATTGCTCCATAACTTgattaaaaattgtcaaaattgTTGTCTTAGACACAGATACGAACATATCTGTATCTgataactttttaattactCTTTTCAACTATATAATCTACTGAGTAGGTGGAGCTCgttaaggttttttttttttacagataaaatgtttttttatagttCTCACTCACAAAATTTCATTGCCTAAAAGCTATGAAAGTTAAATATAATGTGCAATTAACGCAATTGTCCACAAGACTTGCGCCACACAAATAACATTTGCTTGTCCTATTTTATCTCATtctcttaattttttttttgcaatttattatcaattagAGAATTGACTGACACACTTAATTCACTAAAGtgtttttttaagttattCTTATTCTTGCGTTCTGTGTAAAGTTTTATcttattcatttcaatatcTACACATTAGTTTCTCACAATTCTCTAGTGTACATTTtctatattgtttttttttgtgtcctATTATTGACGAAtgagttaattaaaatttaattgaatacgAATTCGAATATATGCtacatattacattttatattatttgcaataacaaaatgatcatttattaagtataattTGATAAGGCAAAACGAATTACTTTCGAAAATAGTTAATCAGTTGACAGTACCTGGAATAAAGACTCTCAGTACATGACGTCATTATAGTGTTTCATGTCTCTGAAATGTTTCGCCATTGATATTTAGTGTTTGACGGCTATATCTGATAACACTATGGAAAGCAGAAACTGATAAACTTTGAAATGTAATAGTCGATAAGcggcattgttgttggcaatgtCATTCTTAGTAAATGAGAATTGCCCATGGCTCAGATCAATTAGTTTAGCGATAAATGGAGTCCTAATGGCAATGCAACCCATATCTAAACTCAATACGTAATGCATTGACTTGttgtttatcttttattattctaGTGATGTGCATTTTACGACAGGCTgcggttttgttttgttctttttttttttgctattttggtTTCCATTAATGTTTAAAAGATAAACAGCAACTACATTAAAGTATATTCTTGACAATACGACTCTCGAAGTCGCTTTAAGAACCTCGACTTATATGCATCatagctgcagttgctgctcgTTAGCGCATCGTGTAAGACCACAACTTCAAATGCTCGTTAAGcgaaaataaagtattattgctaaaaataatattaataacaatacagTGCCAGTGTGTTCGAATAGCAATCGATGGAAGCAATTCACAAACATCTGTCGTAGCTGGTGTGTTAATGATCCCATCGagtttataaacaaatgttcATGAATCTCGCAAAATAGTTCACgcaaagtcaataaaaaaattaataaataaacagatttCTTAGGCAAATTAAATAGGTAATGGCTTTCTGGCGTACTTCAATATTGCAGTTCAAATAAAGatcaataaaaccaaaaataatgaatgtcTGTACATGAATTGTGTATTGTGTGGGTTTATTTAGTTAATCATCGTCTTCTTCGTGAATAGCTTACTTAAACTTTcagttattaaaatgtattcttCAAATTTGATAGAACaatcatattaaataatacaatatagaCTTGTGACTTGTGAACCACACAGAACTATAGAATTAAAAAGATTGCATAAGACACAAATGAGCGCATAACTGACCCAGTAGAATAGTAGAACAAGAGGTAAACAAATCAGAAAACACACACGTGCATTGTACAACAAGCTGGAGATAATTAATTGATATCAACGCCGTTGCCGGCAACGACAATAGCAATGTCGAGAGTAGACGAGCATCGAACGATGAACGATGAAAGATGAACGCATAGCAGAATGCAtggaaatggcaacaaaaagaaaaatgataaaatttaGCAAATGAAAACGTTGCAGCTGATGCTTTGTGGGACACACAACGCCTTCCAAACGGTCCAATTGTCACGTTTTCGCATAATATTAACACAGTTCGACCGAGCACTCTGCTCAGATAGTTTGGCACTAGTAATTGAAACATCGACCAGAGAAGTTGAAGACACGCTGACTACCAGATTCGTAGACAGTGACTTGAGTTGACTACTTGACTTGAGTGTACGAGTATGATGCAAAAGAAGAATTTACGagaatattatacatttactCTACACAGCTTTCCTTGTATCCATTCGTTGCAGAAGATGTAAGACGATCGTGAAACAGGATCTACACCTACGAAACGTTACCAAAGAAGCTACGGCCCCAGTTCCACAGATTTGAGGTTGCTTAGCCCCTAAGCCTTAGAAACTGACTCCTTCACCCAGCCGGACCATAGCACTGAAGCCAAATGACTGCCAATACTCTTCTAGGTCGTTCACTGCTCAACGAAGGTTAGTCCAGCAATAACTTTCACTCAATtcgattttattaaattctttagtATCAAAAGCAGGACGTTCCAATAAACGCTCCTTGGTCTCACTGATCGTCGGACTTGTTGTTGGCTTCTGTCTAGCCGAGCTCTTTGTCTACTCCTCCTCCCCGGAACGGACTGAGTCTATGCCATACTTTGGCCATCGACATGGCGACGTCAACGATGCCCATCACAGTCACGACATGCTTGAGCTGGCCGGTCCAGAGCAGGACGTCGGCACTCACGAACATTCGCATGAGAACAGCAGCGTTGCAGAGAAACTGTACAGCGAGGTGCGAATTCTCTGTTGGATCATGACCAATCCTAGCAATCATCAGAAGAAAGCGCGCCACGTGAAACGTACCTGGGGCAAGCGCTGCAATAAGCTCATCTTCATGAGCTCAGCCAAGGATGTGGAATTAGATGCTGTGGCGCTGCCCATTGGCGAGGGACGCAACAACCTGTGGGGCAAGACCAAAGAAGCTTACAAATACATCTACGAGCACCACATGAACGATGCAGACTGGTTCCTCAAGGCAGACGACGACACCTACACGATCGTTGAGAATTTGCGATATATGTTATATCCCTACAATCCCGAGACGCCCGTCTACTTTGGCTGCAAGTTTAAGACGTTTGTAAAGCAGGGCTACATGTCGGGAGGAGCGGGTTACGTGCTCAGTCGGGAGGCAGTGCGACGTTTCGTTGTGGAGGCTattccaaataaaaaactCTGCAAGAGCGACAACTCTGGCGCTGAAGATGTGGAAATAGGCAAGTGCTTGGAGAATGTAAAAGTGTTGGCTGGTGACTCAAGGGACACCAATGGCCGAGGTCGATTCTTTCCGTTTGTTCCTGAGCACCATTTGATACCCTCACATACGGACAAGAAGTTCTGGTACTGGCAGTACATTTACTACAAGACGGATGAGGTGAGGTGATAAAATAATATCAGACTGCGGATGATCTAACTAAGTGGTACAATATTAATTACAGGGCTTAGACTGCTGCTCGGACAACGCCATATCTTTCCATTATGTCTCGCCCAATCAAATGTATGTGCTGgactatttaatttatcatcTGCGACCTTATGGCAttgtcaatataccagatgtcCTGCCTAATAAATTGGCGGTGGGCGAACTGATGCCAGCGGTCAAGGAGCCAGAGGAGCCAAGCACTGACAAAACGAAGAAGGATTCACAGTGATTATAGGCCATAGACACTTGTATATAAGTAGATCTTGTGTAAATATCGCTTTCAATagattatatttagtttatcaTACTTTACTTTGCCATCTCCCCACGAATTGTCGACTTATGTGTTAGTTTAATTCACTCAGGATTTGTTTTAAATCGCTCTTGAGCTACAACTTTTTGtacaaataccaaaacaataaaacttgAGTGCTGTTACTTTAGTTTGTAATGAAGTAATGAAGTCTGCGCACATATCGCTTTGTTGTACTATATTAgcataaatacaaacataaatattcattgtACATTTAAGAATcatatatattactatatattacTAGGATTGTAAGTAACcacaaagaaaacatttatatgtattttgtccCATTTAGTTAGCAATGTAATATGAAGACATTAAAGTTTCGATCAGCTTTAAGACCTATGAATGTACATGGATTTAAGTGTATTGGCATGGCTAATGAAACGTGTATTACTcatatttatgtaataaaaaattgcatttcaaatcgAATGATGGAAATTGagttttttgaattattgtcTCTTCCAATTGTTCTGAATTGGCGTGAAAATGGCTAATATGGCATAGCTAGTAATAGAATGATTTCCACTGCTTCAATTTAGTGCAACATTTATATAAAGCAGTGAACTGCTTGTACGACTGACATATAAGCAGTGGGTTTTATCTGATATGAAGTAATTACTGCTTTGTTtagatatacaaatttatttttatttacttgttaCAGTAATGAAAGAGCACtttttgtcaacattttttaattttacatatCTACTCAAAGTTTTTAACGCataaaattagtattaaaaaaattattacaatCAATACAATAGTGCTTCGATTTGTATTCTTATTGGAACATAGATAACTGAACCGATTATAGAAAGGCGTTTTACACTTAAAGTAAAGAAGAGCACGTTATTATCATGTACAACGATATTTATTGgtacacatttaaatatataatcagataaattaaatataactcatattaaatatttatcaattgatcccgtcttaaaaaataaaaaaaaaaaaacaaaaaattcataCGATTTCACAGTGGGCAAAATATCCCATGGATAGCTTTCTTAGATTAAATTTgagtaaatgaaaattatagaATTTCTATTCCCTTACAAATATTCCATTATCGATAgtgacatatgtatgtatattgtgcTGATAGCTATTCGATCTAGAATCCAGGTGGAACTCTGTTTTCTCAAGCCTACAAGGCCCAGGTAATTTGTTAGTCGCACAACGCGAACAAGGAAGGTAACAACAATTtctatctatttatatataattatttgtatcCCATCACTAAAacctattttatttatgattggATGTTTAGTCACTTGGTGCCAGTTAAATTCTACACAACAACGCTTCGCATTACTTTGACTTCTTTACGATAAAAATGAACAATTTGGATCcgaacatttaaatatatggcaatagtttaatttttgctaaggaataattacaataaaatgctCCAACTTAATAGGTATTTTTACTACAAAAGTCGTTACTGAATGCGACCATAAAAAGGCAATCGAATAAACTAGTGccagaaaattaaaattttctggtaaatatttttaatttggcaTAAAAACTTCCATTAGCTGACACACTATTTTGAGGCTAgggtattatttattattatatctgtATTACAGTAAGAACTTAGCTATTGACATAGGTAAAATTAACTCTTTTACTCATGTGTGGTCGCAttggaatattttgtgaatatgtatattaactTAAATTGGTATCATTAAAGCATAACCATGAAGGAGCAAGGTAAAACTTTcacaaaattctaaataaatttaaaaatttacttaaattatttataaatattttagggGGATATTCCACGAAGCACATGCTTTTTGCGCTTTCGACTAGCATGTTCATCGGCTTCTATGTAGCACAGTTTATTTCGAATATGTTAATTTCTGAGAGCATTCCATCACACAATATTCAGGAGGAAAAACGAAACAATAATTTTTCGCTAAGGACTTGCACAAATCCAGATAGTGTCCCCGATCATCCATTCGACAACTCGATTGTGGCTGATCAGCTAAGGAAAGAAGTACGTATTCTCTGCTGGATTATGACCAATCCCAACAACCACAAGAATAAATCTCGCCACATTAAACGCACTTGGGGAAAACGCTGCAACATTCTCCTATTCATGAGCTCAGAATATGACGATGAACTGCCCACTGTTAAGCTAGACGTCGAAGAAGGCCGCGTAAATTTATGGCGGAAAGTGAAGGAGGCATTCAAGTACGTCTACAAACACCACTACAACGATGCGGATTGGTTCTACAAGGCAGATGATGACACATATGCCATCATGGAGAATCTTCGCTATATGTTATATCCCTACCATCCAATGACACCCGTGCACTTTGGCTGTAAGTTTAAAGCTTATGTTAAGCAAGGTTTTATGGCAGGGGGACCTGGATATGTGCTCAGTAAAGAGGCTCTTCGTCGATTAGTAGTTGAAGGTATTCCAAATAATAAGTTGTGCCGGAGTGAAACGAACGAATTTGAAGATGTTGAGATTGGTAGTTGCCTGGAAAAGCTCAATGTAATTGCGGGGGATTCTAGAGACTGGAAAGGACGTGGACGCATGTTTCCCTTCATTCCTGAGCAGCATTTACTACCTGATAAGAATATGAGTTATTGGTATTGGAGCGTCATTTTCTACCAAACTGATGAAGTAAAACAGATTTGAATTCGAATTGAAACGGTAATTAATATAAGCATTTAATTTGGTTTCAGGGACTTGACTGCTGCTCAGACAATACAATATCATTTCACTATATCGACCCGAAAATGATGTATGCTTTCGAATATCTTATTTATCAACTAAGGCCCTATGGCATAGTCAGAGAACTGCATCGTTTACCGGCCAAGCTTAATGTGGGAGAATTTCTTCCACCGCCGATAGAGGAAGTCGCTGACAGCAATGAGGATTctgtggatgatgatgatagaTTAATGAAGACAAGTACGAGTCGATCTGCTGTAATCGAGCCCAATTCAAGTGAAGTTAATTTAAGAAAGTTAggtaattaataaaacaatggAAGCGAGTATCTTAACAACTATTGGAGATTACCAGAAGAGCGATGCCAAATGAATAACTAAATGAATAAGCATTGAGCCACTGTAATgtacgtatttatttatgctctCCCTATTTCTATGTTTATGaatatctctctctttctttctctttcccttttttttcaAAGTTGTCGTTATTCTCTATGCAAACAATGGCAACAGGTGCATTTGGatcgttttctttttgagtaaaatatatcattcatCATCATTCAGACATTAGTTACTTACATGCGATGCGAGAGATAAGTTGGTTTTAGAAAATATCggaataaatatttcaaatcaaattcttACTCtaatgaaatatatcaaactaATTATATGTGAGTGGCTTCAATACATATTCGATCATATAAATAAGCGATAAGTCAAtcatttttggtatttcaaGGTTAAAAGTATAGCTGTTTTCTCAAGCGAACAAGGACCCAAAGAAATTGTTAGTAGCACAATGCGAACAGGACTTTTGTTTAACGAAGGTAATCTAAAAGATTTTAATCGAATCTATAAGAGTGCTCACGACCAATTCTATCtcattatttttagcaaatcGTAAGGGCCTAATTTTTATCATTGGATGTTTTGTTACTTGGTGCCTGGTCAAACTTTACACAACGCCGCTTCGCATTGATTACTTTGATTCCTTTACGATGAACAATCCTAATATCAATTTGGATCcgaacatttaaaaatattgtattgtataatttttgttaaGGAATAACTGTAATGTTACAATAAAATGCTTCAATTTAATAGGTATTTTTACTACAAAATTCGTTACTGAAAGCGACCATAAAAAGGCGATTGAACAAACCAGTactagaaaatttaaattttctggTAAAATTTGGCATAACAACTTCCATTAGCTGACACACCATTTTAAAGCTAaggtattatttattattatatctgtATTACAGTAATAATTTAGCTATTGATGAAAATCTTATTAACTGAATGCTACTAAGAAACGGTTTATGTACAAAATTGTgcttgaaaatttcaattttctggtaaatttgtaatttactaTTACAATATGTAGGTTCTAAAACTTTCTGGCTCAATATGACTAAAATGGTCCAGGAACTTAGTTCACCTTTTTTCacttaaatattacaattattggTTAAATCTCCATATTTGTTGCtagttattaataaaacagTAATATTTTAACACTTTGTGGTATTGTGAATTCAGAATTTCAGATTGAACCAAGAAATTTAGTTTCAAACTTGTAACAAGCCTCATGTAAAAATTgccagcacaaaataaatatggatCAAGGTATTAATACGACAAAAACTTATTACACTTAACATATTTCtcaaaaattaagaatatttcaGCAGGATACTCTAAGACGCAATTACATATAACTCTTTTATCTGGATTTTTTATTGGATTTTGCGTTGCCCAGTTCATGTCCTACATTATCATTTCCGAGCACATACTTTCAGTTAGCTTACAGTTAAAACACGAAACTAATCCTGTTACGCTAAATTGTTCCACGATTCCGGAGATTAGACATGATCACCCTTATGACAATTCCACTGTGGCCGATCAACTAAAGAAAGAAGTACGTATTCTCTGCTGGGTTATGACAAACCCCGAAAACCACAAGAAAAAAGCTCGCCACATTAAACGCACTTGGGGAAAACGCTGCAACATTCTTCTATTCATGAGCTCAGAATATGACGATGAGCTGCCCACTGTTAAACTAGACGTCGAAGAAGGCCGCGTAAATTTATGGCGTAAAGTGAAGGAGGCATTCAAGTACGTCTATAAACATCACTACAACGATGCGGATTGGTTCTACAAGACAGATGACGACACTTATGCCATAATCGAGAATCTTCGCTATATGTTATATCCTTACCATCCAATGACGCCCGTCCACTTTGGGTTCAAGTATAAAGCTTACGTTAAACAAGGTTTTATGGCAGGGGGACCGGGATATGTGCTCAGTAAAGAGGCTCTTCGTCGATTTGTAGTTGAAGGTATTCCTAGTAACAAGATATGCATCAACGACACCAATGAATTTGAAGATTTTGAAATTGGGGCCTGCATGGAGAATCTCAATGTTACTGCCGGCGATTCGAGGGATTGGAATGGTCGTGGTCGAATGTTTGTTTCAGTACCTCAAGATCATTTAGTACCAGATAGAAATACGGGTTTTTGGTATTGGAATTTCTCATTCTATAAAAACGACGAGGTGAGATCAATCgaaaatttattaagattGTGATTTATAATCCATTGTTTGTCTTTTAGGGACTCGATTGTTGTTCGGACAATGCGATATCATTTCACTATGTTATACCAGAGTTGATGTACACTATGGATTATCTAATCTATCATCTGAAGCCTTATGGCATAGTCAGAGAACTTCATCGTTTACCGGCAAAGTTAAAAGTGGGAGAATTCCTTCCACCACCAATAGAAGAAATTGCTAACAGCAATGAGGATTCTATGGATGATGACGATAGAAAGCACtagaaaagtaaattaaattaaaaaaacatttttgtacaCTATAAATACTTCTtacaaattagtttttaaaacatttttaaaaaaaactttttaaataattgtatgtaATAAATTCGTTTTACTTTTTGGAAGTGTGCTATTATGTTATCTTTTTTTTAGGTTCAAAggttataaaatattttattagttaatTGGATAccattttcagcatttttatttaaaatatataatttataaatttgtactaaaaaacaaactgtTTTAGTAAATCTTGAATTTAGCCTTACTGTTATTACATGTTATTTCAAGTAATTAATCACTTGAGTTTAAGATCAGTAATAAATGTGCAATCATAGCAACActtcattataatttattacatttcacaaaaaaaagtttatagtgatattaatcaaaaatagAACTAATTATTTCTTTCATGTAGTATGAGtcaacaaatcaaattcgaTTTGCAATTGATCTAAttacaatgatgatgataaaatAATAGCCAAATTTTGGAGAAAGTATGcattgatttaaaatgttttttcttaGACCAAGATAGATGGATTATTGTAGCATACTACAATTAATATGAAACATCCAAGTTCATGACTTTTATTTCAGGGCCTCAACCGTATAATTTGTATGTTGTATCTAAAGCTAAAGAACCTCAACGTTCACCGGCAATGATCAAATGCGTAGAGATTCTTTCTCTAGCAACAGAAAAggatttattgaaaatgggaaatttaatttaattgaacttatttgtcaacaaatatatcaacaataattatgttaatttaaatgtaaatagtaTTTACACCAGCACTTGCTTTAGCCGAGTGCGTTAAAAGCCAAATTTCCAAGTGTGCCTTTTCAGCCCTTTTTCGGTACAAAATAGTCTTGTTTTTTCGGGACTCAAACAAACTATTAATACGTGTCTCACTGACTCTCACAATAAGTATTGTGCCTTTCTTGACACCCATACTCATGAGTACAAATGTGTCAAAAAGGCACATGAATCGCCGGTGTAGAGGTGCCATTCTCTGTATAAGCCCATAGTATAAAGTATCATAGTTAAGAACTTTTGGCTACCGCAAACCTTTTTGTTATCGTCAGAGAAACTGTCCCAGTATATTAGGTAATTAAATAAcgtaaattaaacaatttggaATACGTCAGCAGTTcattattagttttatataatatgtttgGTGGACTTGACGGAAATTTCTTCGAGTGTATAATTGTCAGACCATAGgtaaagttatttattatgtttgtaCAACTGCCATTAGAAACACAAAAACTGTTGAAAGGTACACATAGGTTATTCTATATCAATTTTTGAAGTTTAGTTATCTCACAATCGTCATTGCGTTCGATCGTAGGTGATCGACGTAAGTAAAAAAATGGCCTATTGAGAAAAAGTCATTCTCCTAActcttcattaaaaataatcacCTCAAAAGCATCATAACGTGATAGCATAATGACGGCTCAAGGTGATCATCTAcaagttatattaaatttattatttttcaaagaATTCATCAAATATTCTAGGagtatattacaaaaaacGAGTCGTCGTCGCGTCTTTGGCTGGCCTTTTTGTAGGTTTCTGCATTGCACAGTTAATTTCCTATGCGACTCTTTCTGAGAACATACCAAAGATCAGTTTGAAGCTCAACAATGAACATTATCCCATTACTCCATGGATTCCCGCAGTTCCTCCGATTATCCACGAACACGCCTACGACAATTCGACTGTGGCTGATGAGATGAAAAAGGAAGTACGTGTTCTCTGTTGGGTTATGACCAATCCTACCAACCACAAGAAAAAAGCCCGGCATGTAAAGAAAACATGGGGCAAACGTTGCAACATTCTCCTCTTCATGAGCTCAGAAGTAGACAATGAACTGCCCACAGTCAAGTTGAATGTAGGAGAAGGTCGCGAAAATTTATGGATTAAAGTGAAGGAGGCCTTCACGTACGTCTACAAACATCACTACAACGATGCGGATTGGTTTTACAAGGCAGACGATGATACATATGCCATCGTCGAGAATCTTCGCCTAATGTTGTATCCCTACAATCCACAAACGCCCGTGCACTTTGGATTCAAGTTCAAGCCATTCGTTAAACAAGGTTATTTTTCGGGCGGATCTGGATATGTGCTCAGCAAAGAGGCACTTCGTCGATTTGTGGTCGAAGGTATTCCTAATCCCAAGATGTGTCTTCCTGGTACCGTTGTCAACGAAGATGTTGAAATTGGCAAGTGCATGGCGAATCTTAATGTAACTGCGGGGGATTCGAGAGATTGGAATGGACGTGGACGGATGTTCCCCTTCGTTCCGGAGCACCATTTAATACCTGGTAAAGATAGGACCTTCTGGTAttggaaatatatttactatccGACTGACGATGTGAGAATaacttaattttgattttgaaaatcGATGATAATATGCCATTTCGATTTTAGGGATTGGATTGCTGCTCGGATAATGCAGTAGCATTTCATTACGTGTCACCGGGGATGATGTATGTCATGGACTATCTGATATATCATCTAAAGCCTTATGGCATAGTAAGAGAGCCACATCGTTTACCGCACAAGTTAAATGTGGGTGAATTCATGCCAGCGCCAACATATGATCTCCTCAACAGCGATGAGGACTCCAAAGATGACGAGGACAAGTATTTAACAACCACAAAAGCACCAACTATATTGGAGCCAGATGGAAAAGAACTTAATTCAAAAGAAGTCGAAGACGATAAAAAGAAATCATTATCAGAttcaaagaaaattaattcagaaacgaaaaaatcggttgaaaattctaaaaaggaaaataagaATGAGATTTCCAAAAAAGATGAAAAGAGGCTAGCCAGACTTCGAAGAGAACTTAGAAAACTACAAAGAGAGTACGACGAATATTACGACAAAGaggaaaattaatataaattaatattttatattttatatttttatataatttaaaaaatgattgatttataataattcccaataaataaaattaaaatacttttttatggaGATCTAAAATTACTATAATTATGCAACACAATGTAGATACTGAAGTTGGTAAGAGATAGATTAAATAGAACATAACAACGTCTTGTTTTCACAGCTGCTATTTTAGACAAAAGATTCTAAAATTTCGTTTATATCTTAACCACATATGTTTTCAGAGCTTAGTTTTTTGGGAAAGTTTGTCGCGATAGTGTCTCTTTTGAGGTCAGGTGTTTTTCTTGaatgctaattaaataattcaaaagaaTTGTAAACGCAATATGTTTAATTCGAATTAAACTACGTCACTCAAATAACCAAATAGTTTAATGTTAACCAAGaataatttttacaaaatacgTGTCAGtgataaatatcaaatatggtTACTCAGTACTTGCGATCCCATGGTaatgtcaattaaattaattttcgaaACATTTCTGCAATTATGTTTATTCACATTTTCAGTGAGTTATTCGAGAAAACGATCATTCCTCACAATTATGTCTGGACTCATCATAGGCTTTTGTTTGGGTCAGATAATATCTTATGTAACTATATCAGAGAGTATTAAGTCAATCAGCATTCCAGTCGATAAAAATTCTCAAAACGATATCAAGCAACTGGCTCCAAGCATTAATACATTTCCCGAAATAATCCATGATCACCCTTATGACAACTCCACTGTGGCCGATCAGCTCAAGAAAGAAGTGCGTCTCCTCTGCTGGGTTATGACAAACCCCACTAACCATAAAGAAAAGGCCCGCCACGTCAAACGCACTTGGGGAAAACGCTGCAACATTCTTTTATTCATGAGCTCAGCTCAAGACGATGAACTGCCCACAGTTAAGTTGGATGTGGGAGAAGGTCGCGAAAATCTATGGCGTAAAGTGAAGGAGGCATTCAAGTACGTCTATAAACACCACTACAACGATGCGGATTGGTTCTACAAGGCAGACGATGACACATATGCCATAATCGAGAATCTTCGCCTAATGTTATACCCCTACAATCCAATGACGCCGGTTCACTTCGGGTATAAGTTCAAGCCTTTTGTAAAGCAAGGCTATATGTCGGGTGGCTCAGGATATGTACTAAGTAAAGAGGCACTTCGTCGATTTGTGGTTGAAGGTATTCCTAATCCCAAAAAATGTCTACCTGGCACCGTTGTCAATGAGGACATCGAAATTGGCAGATGTATGGAGAATCTTAATGTAACTGCAGGGGACTCAAGAGACTGGAATGGACGTGGACGCATGTTTCCCTTTATTCCGGAGCACCATTTAATAACTAAAGTAGATATGAGTTGGTGGTATTGGCAATACCAATTCTACAAAACCGATGAAGTAAGACAGATTTGAGTTCGAATTAACACAGGTATAGAAATAAACATTCACTTTGATTTTAGGGACTTGAC
This window of the Drosophila albomicans strain 15112-1751.03 chromosome 2L, ASM965048v2, whole genome shotgun sequence genome carries:
- the LOC117565751 gene encoding glycoprotein-N-acetylgalactosamine 3-beta-galactosyltransferase 1-like isoform X3; this translates as MDQGYSKTQLHITLLSGFFIGFCVAQFMSYIIISEHILSVSLQLKHETNPVTLNCSTIPEIRHDHPYDNSTVADQLKKEVRILCWVMTNPENHKKKARHIKRTWGKRCNILLFMSSEYDDELPTVKLDVEEGRVNLWRKVKEAFKYVYKHHYNDADWFYKTDDDTYAIIENLRYMLYPYHPMTPVHFGFKYKAYVKQGFMAGGPGYVLSKEALRRFVVEGIPSNKICINDTNEFEDFEIGACMENLNVTAGDSRDWNGRGRMFVSVPQDHLVPDRNTGFWYWNFSFYKNDEGLDCCSDNAISFHYVIPELMYTMDYLIYHLKPYGIVRELHRLPAKLKVGEFLPPPIEEIANSNEDSMDDDDRKH
- the LOC117565751 gene encoding glycoprotein-N-acetylgalactosamine 3-beta-galactosyltransferase 1-like isoform X2, producing the protein MDQAGYSKTQLHITLLSGFFIGFCVAQFMSYIIISEHILSVSLQLKHETNPVTLNCSTIPEIRHDHPYDNSTVADQLKKEVRILCWVMTNPENHKKKARHIKRTWGKRCNILLFMSSEYDDELPTVKLDVEEGRVNLWRKVKEAFKYVYKHHYNDADWFYKTDDDTYAIIENLRYMLYPYHPMTPVHFGFKYKAYVKQGFMAGGPGYVLSKEALRRFVVEGIPSNKICINDTNEFEDFEIGACMENLNVTAGDSRDWNGRGRMFVSVPQDHLVPDRNTGFWYWNFSFYKNDEGLDCCSDNAISFHYVIPELMYTMDYLIYHLKPYGIVRELHRLPAKLKVGEFLPPPIEEIANSNEDSMDDDDRKH
- the LOC117563599 gene encoding glycoprotein-N-acetylgalactosamine 3-beta-galactosyltransferase 1-like: MTAQGVYYKKRVVVASLAGLFVGFCIAQLISYATLSENIPKISLKLNNEHYPITPWIPAVPPIIHEHAYDNSTVADEMKKEVRVLCWVMTNPTNHKKKARHVKKTWGKRCNILLFMSSEVDNELPTVKLNVGEGRENLWIKVKEAFTYVYKHHYNDADWFYKADDDTYAIVENLRLMLYPYNPQTPVHFGFKFKPFVKQGYFSGGSGYVLSKEALRRFVVEGIPNPKMCLPGTVVNEDVEIGKCMANLNVTAGDSRDWNGRGRMFPFVPEHHLIPGKDRTFWYWKYIYYPTDDGLDCCSDNAVAFHYVSPGMMYVMDYLIYHLKPYGIVREPHRLPHKLNVGEFMPAPTYDLLNSDEDSKDDEDKYLTTTKAPTILEPDGKELNSKEVEDDKKKSLSDSKKINSETKKSVENSKKENKNEISKKDEKRLARLRRELRKLQREYDEYYDKEEN
- the LOC117565751 gene encoding glycoprotein-N-acetylgalactosamine 3-beta-galactosyltransferase 1-like isoform X1 — translated: MKEQGGYSTKHMLFALSTSMFIGFYVAQFISNMLISESIPSHNIQEEKRNNNFSLRTCTNPDSVPDHPFDNSIVADQLRKEVRILCWIMTNPNNHKNKSRHIKRTWGKRCNILLFMSSEYDDELPTVKLDVEEGRVNLWRKVKEAFKYVYKHHYNDADWFYKADDDTYAIMENLRYMLYPYHPMTPVHFGCKFKAYVKQGFMAGGPGYVLSKEALRRFVVEGIPSNKICINDTNEFEDFEIGACMENLNVTAGDSRDWNGRGRMFVSVPQDHLVPDRNTGFWYWNFSFYKNDEGLDCCSDNAISFHYVIPELMYTMDYLIYHLKPYGIVRELHRLPAKLKVGEFLPPPIEEIANSNEDSMDDDDRKH